Proteins encoded together in one Lathyrus oleraceus cultivar Zhongwan6 chromosome 5, CAAS_Psat_ZW6_1.0, whole genome shotgun sequence window:
- the LOC127086926 gene encoding disease resistance protein RUN1: MASTHRICKHDVFLSFRGTDTRNTFTDHLYHHLIKKGISVFKDDQNLQKGESISPQLLQAIRDSRVSIVVFSKAYSESKWCLDEIADIAECHEQLMQTAIPVFYDVNPSHVRKQSGVFKSAFDSYTKLFTSDLDKVDRWRRALTHFANLVGFDVRNKPEFTEIEKIVQAVIKALNHKFSGFSSDLVGMQPRVQELEKLLKLNSKEDDFRVLGIWGMGGVGKTTHATVLYDRISYQFDARGFISNTSKIYMEGGVVAVQKQILRQTLDERNLDSYDTCEIAGIMLNRLHSSIKVLLVLDNVDQLEQLQELGINPNLLWSGSRIIITTRDEHILRVYGADTVHKVPMLNSNDACELFRTRAFKGEDQSSDCVELIPEILKYAQNLPLAIKVIGSFLCTRDATQWRDALDRLKNNPDSKIMDVLQMSVDGLQHEEKEIFLHIACFFKGEREVYVNRILDACGLHPRIGIQRILEKSLITIKNQEIHMHDMLQKLGKKIVRHRFPEEPGSWSRLWQYHDFYQVLTTETGTMNIKAIVLDQKESFSKCRAEGFLKMRNLALLILYHNNFSGNLDFLSNNLRYLLWHGCPFTSLPSNFEPYYLVELNMPHSSIQRLWEGRKELPNLKRMDLSNTKYLVETPNFFWTPKLERLDFTGCTNLIQVHPSIGRLTKLVFLCLQNCSSLVDLDFGSVSRLSSLRVLRLSGCTKLEKTPDFNGASNLEYLDMDECTALSKVHESIGDLTNLKFLSLRNCTNLVEMPDRINMVSLVTLDFYGCSSLTILPLTILPLTIRPLTILPGIDHISSLISLDLSFCNLHEVPDTIKWLIRLERLNLQGNKMRSLPHYFCFPANLAYVNLSHCHELKTIELGLPSKSVSGGKYFNIAAGSRDHRSGFYIFDCPKFTVKSKIQSVECSWLQRLFLNPCHFRGGFDIVVPCDWKNTVFPASSCIPRWFDHQFDGGSIVRIVDFDEFDKKFGFAFCVAFEVSNHLGNSGSPQDSFSSTLPYPLYLSFESEHTEERFDMPLNLELHKIDGCKYLWLIYISREHCHFLKTGAHITFKACPGLLINKWGVRLVMMDTMEYYLDSTFLKPLGIKDLMKYYPDSSFLEHLPDTDAPQLFFDYVQKNSIRSGTKIQLPYNWLVTEKEEVENSGAKSKETDLSILGL, encoded by the exons ATGGCTTCCACTCACAGAATCTGTAAACACGACGTGTTTCTCAGTTTCCGAGGCACTGACACTCGCAACACTTTCACCGATCATCTCTATCACCATCTTATCAAAAAAGGCATTTCCGTCTTCAAGGACGATCAAAATCTCCAGAAAGGAGAATCCATTTCACCGCAGCTTCTACAAGCAATTCGAGATTCAAGGGTTTCCATAGTTGTCTTCTCGAAAGCATATTCTGAATCAAAGTGGTGTTTGGATGAAATTGCCGATATCGCGGAATGCCACGAACAGTTGATGCAAACTGCTATCCCCGTTTTCTATGACGTTAATCCATCTCATGTTCGAAAGCAGTCTGGGGTTTTCAAAAGCGCGTTTGATTCGTACACTAAATTGTTCACATCTGACCTAGATAAGGTTGATCGATGGCGGAGAGCTCTCACTCATTTCGCCAATTTGGTTGGATTTGATGTTAGAAATAA GCCAGAGTTTACAGAGATTGAAAAAATTGTTCAAGCAGTAATAAAAGCATTGAATCATAAATTCTCAGGGTTTAGTAGTGATCTTGTTGGGATGCAACCTCGCGTACAAGAATTAGAAAAGCTTCTAAAATTGAACTCAAAAGAGGATGATTTTCGGGTTCTCGGAATATGGGGGATGGGTGGAGTAGGAAAGACGACTCATGCTACTGTTTTGTATGATAGGATCTCTTATCAGTTTGATGCACGCGGTTTTATTAGTAACACTAGCAAAATTTATATGGAGGGTGGTGTCGTTGCGGTACAAAAACAAATTCTTCGTCAAACTCTTGACGAAAGAAATCTAGACTCGTACGATACTTGTGAAATCGCCGGGATTATGTTAAATAGGCTTCACAGTAGCATTAAGGTCCTTCTAGTTCTTGACAATGTTGATCAATTAGAGCAATTGCAGGAATTGGGTATAAATCCTAATTTACTTTGGAGTGGTAGTAGAATAATCATAACCACAAGGGATGAGCATATTTTAAGAGTATATGGGGCAGATACAGTACATAAAGTTCCCATGTTGAATAGTAATGATGCCTGTGAACTTTTTCGTACAAGAGCCTTCAAAGGTGAAGACCAAAGTAGCGATTGCGTTGAGTTGATTCCAGAGATACTAAAATATGCTCAAAATCTCCCGTTAGCAATTAAAGTAATAGGCTCTTTCTTGTGTACCCGAGATGCTACTCAGTGGAGAGATGCTTTGGATAGATTGAAGAACAATCCAGACAGTAAAATTATGGATGTGCTTCAGATGAGTGTTGATGGACTACAACATGAAGAGAAGGAGATATTTTTGCACATTGCTTGTTTCTTTAAAGGGGAGAGGGAAGTTTATGTTAATCGAATTCTAGATGCTTGTGGATTACACCCTCGCATTGGAATTCAAAGAATCCTTGAGAAATCTCTAATTACCATTAAAAACCAGGAGATTCATATGCATGATATGTTACAAAAATTGGGCAAGAAAATTGTCCGACACCGATTTCCCGAAGAACCCGGATCGTGGAGTAGATTATGGCAATACCATGATTTCTATCAAGTCTTGACAACAGAAACG GGAACAATGAATATTAAAGCTATAGTTCTGGATCAAAAGGAAAGTTTCTCCAAATGCAGGGCTGAAGGATTTTTAAAAATGAGGAACCTTGCACTTCTCATATTGTATCATAACAACTTTTCAGGAAATTTGGATTTTCTTTCCAACAACTTGCGATATCTTTTGTGGCATGGATGCCCTTTTACTTCTTTGCCGTCAAATTTTGAGCCATATTATCTCGTGGAATTGAATATGCCTCATAGTAGCATTCAACGACTGTGGGAAGGTCGCAAG GAACTACCTAATTTGAAAAGGATGGATTTGAGTAACACCAAGTATCTTGTAGAGACTCCAAATTTTTTTTGGACACCAAAATTGGAGCGATTAGATTTTACAGGATGCACAAACTTAATACAGGTCCATCCATCAATTGGACGTCTTACTAAACTTGTTTTCTTATGTTTGCAAAACTGCAGCAGTTTGGTTGACCTTGATTTTGGTAGTGTATCAAGATTAAGTTCTTTGAGAGTTCTACGCCTTTCTGGTTGTACAAAACTTGAAAAGACTCCAGACTTTAACGGCGCATCAAATCTCGAGTACCTTGATATGGATGAATGTACAGCTTTATCCAAAGTTCATGAATCCATTGGGGATTTGACAAACCTTAAATTCTTGAGTTTGAGAAACTGCACAAATCTGGTTGAAATGCCCGATAGGATTAATATGGTATCCCTTGTAACTCTAGATTTCTATGGTTGCTCAAGTCTTACAATTCTACCTCTTACAATTCTACCTCTTACAATTCGACCTCTTACAATTCTACCTGGTATTGATCATATAAGTTCTTTGATATCTCTAGATTTAAGCTTTTGCAATCTTCATGAAGTACCAGATACTATTAAATGGTTAATCAGGTTAGAAAGACTAAATCTACAAGGAAACAAGATGCGTTCACTACCTCATTATTTCTGCTTTCCTGCCAACCTAGCATATGTGAACTTATCGCATTGCCATGAGCTTAAAACTATTGAACTCGGCCTACCTTCAAAAAGTGTTTCTGGAGGAAAATATTTTAACATAGCAGCGGGATCTCGTGATCATAGGTCAGGATTTTATATATTTGACTGCCCTAAGTTCACGGTTAAATCCAAAATTCAATCTGTAGAATGTTCGTGGTTACAAAGACTATTTCTG AATCCCTGTCACTTTCGGGGTGGCTTTGACATTGTTGTACCTTGTGATTGGAAAAACACTGTTTTTCCAGCAAGTAGTTGTATTCCAAGATGGTTCGATCACCAATTTGATGGCGGTTCAATAGTAAGGATAGTAGATTTTGATGAGTTTGACAAGAAGTTTGGCTTTGCCTTCTGTGTGGCATTTGAGGTAAGCAATCATCTTGGGAATTCTGGTTCTCCACAGGATTCATTTTCCTCAACACTCCCATATCCTTTATATCTTTCTTTTGAAAGTGAACACACAGAGGAACGCTTCGATATGCCCCTTAATTTGGAACTGCACAAAATTGATGGCTGCAAATATCTTTGGCTAATTTATATCTCTCGAGAGCACTGCCATTTCTTAAAAACTGGAGCGCATATCACATTTAAAGCCTGCCCAGGTTTGTTAATAAATAAATGGGGAGTACGCTTGGTAATGATGGATACAATGGAATATTATCTTGACTCTACCTTCTTGAAACCCTTGGGAATCAAGGATCTAATGAAATATTATCCTGACTCTAGCTTCTTGGAACACTTACCAGACACTGATGCGCCCCAACTTTTCTTTGATTATGTACAAAAAAACAGCATTAGGTCTGGAACTAAAATCCAACTTCCTTACAATTGGTTAGTCACTGAAAAGGAAGAAGTTGAGAATTCTGGAGCCAAGTCAAAAGAAACTGATCTTTCCATTCTGGGCCTTTAG